A genomic stretch from Hemitrygon akajei chromosome 10, sHemAka1.3, whole genome shotgun sequence includes:
- the LOC140734506 gene encoding interferon-inducible GTPase 5-like isoform X2: MGGSSSSEQVAETETPSFFTQEELSKLKSDFETGGVEKVQPLIEKKVTAVDKTELNIAVTGESGAGKSTFINAMRGLQSDDPGAAEVGTTETTKEPTGYSHPTLPNVRYWDLPGMGTTRFPAAKYLTEMKFKRFDFFIIISTARFKESNVKLAKEIKRLGKQFYFVRSKIDADLYSLRKEKKVINEEEELEKIRSDCVMRLEDSGFPNPTVFLISSLEPDHFDFIRLNEGLEGDLNNVKKRIFVLALPNLSVEIVQRKYEILKKHIWMFAALSGGLGAVPVPGFSLACDIGILIGAIVHFRKCLGLDDASLQRLANRAGKPVEELKATVKAPLLGEITPDVIVRLGWGVAVVTVSALEFALDFVPVIGSIFGAGSSFLMTYKILSAALKDLTENAERVVKVAFEID; the protein is encoded by the exons ATGGGAGGGTCAAGCTCCAG TGAACAGgtggcagagactgagaccccctcattcttcaccCAGGAAGAACTGAGCAAACTAAAATCTGATTTTGAAACCGGTGGGGTGGAAAAAGTTCAACCACTGATAGAGAAGAAAGTAACTGCTGTGGACAAAACAGAGCTTAATATCGCAGTGACGGGAGAATCAGGTGCAGGAAAATCCACCTTCATCAATGCCATGAGAGGACTTCAGAGCGATGATCCGGGAGCAGCTGAAGTTGGGACCACAGAAACAACAAAGGAGCCAACCGGGTACTCACATCCCACTCTGCCCAATGTTCGCTATTGGGACCTGCCAGGGATGGGAACTACACGATTTCCAGCAGCTAAATATCTCACAGAAATGAAATTCAAAAGATTTGATTTCTTTATCATAATCTCTACTGCTCGATTCAAAGAAAGTAATGTAAAACTTGCCAAAGAGATTAAACGACTGGggaaacagttctattttgtCCGCTCTAAGATTGATGCTGATCTTTATTCCCTGAGGAAAGAAAAGAAAGTTATTAATGAAGAAGAAGAGCTGGAAAAGATTCGGAGTGACTGTGTCATGAGGTTGGAAGATTCAGGGTTTCCGAATCCCACTGTGTTCCTGATATCCAGTTTAGAGCCTGATCATTTTGATTTCATTCGGTTAAATGAAGGACTCGAAGGTGATCTAAATAATGTAAAGAAAAGGATCTTTGTCTTGGCCCTTCCAAATCTAAGTGTGGAGATAGTGCAGAGGAAATATGAGATTCTGAAAAAACATATCTGGATGTTTGCAGCACTCTCTGGGGGATTGGGAGCGGTCCCAGTTCCCGGCTTCTCTCTCGCTTGTGATATCGGTATATTGATTGGAGCCATTGTGCACTTCAGGAAATGCCTGGGCCTGGATGATGCTTCTCTTCAAAGACTGGCCAACAGAGCAGGAAAACCTGTGGAAGAGCTGAAGGCGACAGTGAAAGCTCCATTGCTGGGGGAAATAACCCCAGATGTAATTGTGAGGTTAGGTTGGGGGGTTGCTGTTGTTACCGTTTCAGCCCTGGAATTCGCTCTCGACTTTGTCCCTGTCATTGGCTCCATTTTTGGAGCAGGCTCATCATTTCTCATGACGTACAAGATACTGAGTGCTGCGCTGAAGGATCTTACAGAGAATGCAGAGAGAGTGGTGAAAGTTGCCTTTGAAATTGATTAA
- the LOC140734506 gene encoding interferon-inducible GTPase 5-like isoform X1 → MVLLVSLLSGEEESQFEQVAETETPSFFTQEELSKLKSDFETGGVEKVQPLIEKKVTAVDKTELNIAVTGESGAGKSTFINAMRGLQSDDPGAAEVGTTETTKEPTGYSHPTLPNVRYWDLPGMGTTRFPAAKYLTEMKFKRFDFFIIISTARFKESNVKLAKEIKRLGKQFYFVRSKIDADLYSLRKEKKVINEEEELEKIRSDCVMRLEDSGFPNPTVFLISSLEPDHFDFIRLNEGLEGDLNNVKKRIFVLALPNLSVEIVQRKYEILKKHIWMFAALSGGLGAVPVPGFSLACDIGILIGAIVHFRKCLGLDDASLQRLANRAGKPVEELKATVKAPLLGEITPDVIVRLGWGVAVVTVSALEFALDFVPVIGSIFGAGSSFLMTYKILSAALKDLTENAERVVKVAFEID, encoded by the exons ATGGTTCTCTTGGTTTCcttgctatctggagaagaagaatcacaGTT TGAACAGgtggcagagactgagaccccctcattcttcaccCAGGAAGAACTGAGCAAACTAAAATCTGATTTTGAAACCGGTGGGGTGGAAAAAGTTCAACCACTGATAGAGAAGAAAGTAACTGCTGTGGACAAAACAGAGCTTAATATCGCAGTGACGGGAGAATCAGGTGCAGGAAAATCCACCTTCATCAATGCCATGAGAGGACTTCAGAGCGATGATCCGGGAGCAGCTGAAGTTGGGACCACAGAAACAACAAAGGAGCCAACCGGGTACTCACATCCCACTCTGCCCAATGTTCGCTATTGGGACCTGCCAGGGATGGGAACTACACGATTTCCAGCAGCTAAATATCTCACAGAAATGAAATTCAAAAGATTTGATTTCTTTATCATAATCTCTACTGCTCGATTCAAAGAAAGTAATGTAAAACTTGCCAAAGAGATTAAACGACTGGggaaacagttctattttgtCCGCTCTAAGATTGATGCTGATCTTTATTCCCTGAGGAAAGAAAAGAAAGTTATTAATGAAGAAGAAGAGCTGGAAAAGATTCGGAGTGACTGTGTCATGAGGTTGGAAGATTCAGGGTTTCCGAATCCCACTGTGTTCCTGATATCCAGTTTAGAGCCTGATCATTTTGATTTCATTCGGTTAAATGAAGGACTCGAAGGTGATCTAAATAATGTAAAGAAAAGGATCTTTGTCTTGGCCCTTCCAAATCTAAGTGTGGAGATAGTGCAGAGGAAATATGAGATTCTGAAAAAACATATCTGGATGTTTGCAGCACTCTCTGGGGGATTGGGAGCGGTCCCAGTTCCCGGCTTCTCTCTCGCTTGTGATATCGGTATATTGATTGGAGCCATTGTGCACTTCAGGAAATGCCTGGGCCTGGATGATGCTTCTCTTCAAAGACTGGCCAACAGAGCAGGAAAACCTGTGGAAGAGCTGAAGGCGACAGTGAAAGCTCCATTGCTGGGGGAAATAACCCCAGATGTAATTGTGAGGTTAGGTTGGGGGGTTGCTGTTGTTACCGTTTCAGCCCTGGAATTCGCTCTCGACTTTGTCCCTGTCATTGGCTCCATTTTTGGAGCAGGCTCATCATTTCTCATGACGTACAAGATACTGAGTGCTGCGCTGAAGGATCTTACAGAGAATGCAGAGAGAGTGGTGAAAGTTGCCTTTGAAATTGATTAA
- the LOC140734506 gene encoding interferon-inducible GTPase 5-like isoform X3: protein MRGLQSDDPGAAEVGTTETTKEPTGYSHPTLPNVRYWDLPGMGTTRFPAAKYLTEMKFKRFDFFIIISTARFKESNVKLAKEIKRLGKQFYFVRSKIDADLYSLRKEKKVINEEEELEKIRSDCVMRLEDSGFPNPTVFLISSLEPDHFDFIRLNEGLEGDLNNVKKRIFVLALPNLSVEIVQRKYEILKKHIWMFAALSGGLGAVPVPGFSLACDIGILIGAIVHFRKCLGLDDASLQRLANRAGKPVEELKATVKAPLLGEITPDVIVRLGWGVAVVTVSALEFALDFVPVIGSIFGAGSSFLMTYKILSAALKDLTENAERVVKVAFEID from the coding sequence ATGAGAGGACTTCAGAGCGATGATCCGGGAGCAGCTGAAGTTGGGACCACAGAAACAACAAAGGAGCCAACCGGGTACTCACATCCCACTCTGCCCAATGTTCGCTATTGGGACCTGCCAGGGATGGGAACTACACGATTTCCAGCAGCTAAATATCTCACAGAAATGAAATTCAAAAGATTTGATTTCTTTATCATAATCTCTACTGCTCGATTCAAAGAAAGTAATGTAAAACTTGCCAAAGAGATTAAACGACTGGggaaacagttctattttgtCCGCTCTAAGATTGATGCTGATCTTTATTCCCTGAGGAAAGAAAAGAAAGTTATTAATGAAGAAGAAGAGCTGGAAAAGATTCGGAGTGACTGTGTCATGAGGTTGGAAGATTCAGGGTTTCCGAATCCCACTGTGTTCCTGATATCCAGTTTAGAGCCTGATCATTTTGATTTCATTCGGTTAAATGAAGGACTCGAAGGTGATCTAAATAATGTAAAGAAAAGGATCTTTGTCTTGGCCCTTCCAAATCTAAGTGTGGAGATAGTGCAGAGGAAATATGAGATTCTGAAAAAACATATCTGGATGTTTGCAGCACTCTCTGGGGGATTGGGAGCGGTCCCAGTTCCCGGCTTCTCTCTCGCTTGTGATATCGGTATATTGATTGGAGCCATTGTGCACTTCAGGAAATGCCTGGGCCTGGATGATGCTTCTCTTCAAAGACTGGCCAACAGAGCAGGAAAACCTGTGGAAGAGCTGAAGGCGACAGTGAAAGCTCCATTGCTGGGGGAAATAACCCCAGATGTAATTGTGAGGTTAGGTTGGGGGGTTGCTGTTGTTACCGTTTCAGCCCTGGAATTCGCTCTCGACTTTGTCCCTGTCATTGGCTCCATTTTTGGAGCAGGCTCATCATTTCTCATGACGTACAAGATACTGAGTGCTGCGCTGAAGGATCTTACAGAGAATGCAGAGAGAGTGGTGAAAGTTGCCTTTGAAATTGATTAA